The following is a genomic window from Streptomyces sp. NBC_01381.
CCCACGTCGGACCGCGCGCGCGAGGGCCTGTTCTCCACCTGGCAGGCCTTCCAGGGCACGCTCGACGGCGCACGCGTCCTCGACCTGTACGCCGGGTCCGGCGCCGTCGGCCTCGAAGCGCTGTCCCGCGGCGCCGCCCACACCCTGCTCGTCGAGACGGACGCCCGCGCGGTGCGCACCATCAGGGAGAACGTGAAGGCGCTCGGCCTGCCCGGCGCCGAGGTGAGGGCGGGCAAAGCAGCCCAGATCGTCCAGGGCGGCACCCCCAGCGCCCCGTACGACCTGGTGTTTCTCGACCCGCCGTACGCCGTCACCGATGACGATCTTCGGGAGATCCTGCTCACACTCCGCGCGGAAAGCTGGCTCACGGACGACGCGCTCGTCACCGTTGAACGCAGTACCAGAGGCGGAGAATTCGGCTGGCCCGACGGTTTCGAAGCGCTGAGGTCCCGTCGCTACGGCGAAGGCACGTTTTGGTACGGTCGCGCCGCCTCTACGTGCGACGACTCAGTGATCGCGCCATGACCGGACCGGAGAGCGAGGGACTTCAGTTGCGCCGCGCCGTCTGTCCGGGGTCATTCGACCCCATCACCAATGGACACCTCGACATCATCGCCCGCGCCTCCAAGCTGTACGACGTGGTGCACGTCGCGGTGATGATCAATCAGTCGAAGAAGGGCCTCTTCTCCGTCGAGGAGCGGATCGAGATGATCCGTGAGGTCACCGCCGACTTCGGGAACGTCGAGGTCGAGTCCTTCCACGGCCTCCTCGTCGACTTCTGCAAGCAGCGGGACATCCCGGCCATCGTCAAGGGCCTGCGCGCGGTCAGCGACTTCGACTACGAACTGCAGATGGCCCAGATGAACAACGGCCTCTCGGGCGTCGAGACCCTCTTCGTGCCCACCAACCCCACCTACAGCTTCCTGTCCTCCTCGCTCGTCAAGGAGGTCGCGGCGTGGGGCGGCGACGTCGCGCACCTGGTGCCCCCGCTGGTGTTCGAAGCCCTCAACAAGCGCCTCGCCAGAGGCTGATCAGGGGCTACAGTCTTCCCGTCCGTCTCCCAACGAGCTGTAGAGAGTGGCGAGCACACGGTGGACGTGCAGAAGAAGA
Proteins encoded in this region:
- the coaD gene encoding pantetheine-phosphate adenylyltransferase, which gives rise to MRRAVCPGSFDPITNGHLDIIARASKLYDVVHVAVMINQSKKGLFSVEERIEMIREVTADFGNVEVESFHGLLVDFCKQRDIPAIVKGLRAVSDFDYELQMAQMNNGLSGVETLFVPTNPTYSFLSSSLVKEVAAWGGDVAHLVPPLVFEALNKRLARG
- the rsmD gene encoding 16S rRNA (guanine(966)-N(2))-methyltransferase RsmD produces the protein MTRVIAGTAGGRRLAVPPGNGTRPTSDRAREGLFSTWQAFQGTLDGARVLDLYAGSGAVGLEALSRGAAHTLLVETDARAVRTIRENVKALGLPGAEVRAGKAAQIVQGGTPSAPYDLVFLDPPYAVTDDDLREILLTLRAESWLTDDALVTVERSTRGGEFGWPDGFEALRSRRYGEGTFWYGRAASTCDDSVIAP